A genomic segment from Polyangium mundeleinium encodes:
- a CDS encoding ABC1 kinase family protein: MSDETKLPSGRLGRLVRLAEIGARTGTSLLLRREGDDAVAKRAAEVLGNLRGVAAKVGQMAGYIDGLVPEEHRDAYQRSMKTLLAGAPRSSPEAIRRLVEEELGAPLDRLYAEWDDQAVASASIGQVHRARTLEGAEVAVKVQHPGVAEAVEADLKNAGLLEGALSMMGTRKVGSAKMLEEVRTRFREELDYTIEAQNQIEFARMFEGDPKILVPAVDRDRSSRRVLTSQFVRGMSLDEASALPERDRVEICRTLWRFVYKGTLLGDMFNADPHPGNYFFQDDGRVAFLDFGCVQPIYEKRRGVAHKLHRAAIDRDEATFTEAAKIMLETRGGDHEKRVLSYIRRAFEPQFSSPFRITRDYVASLVHHMREAGKETLKTGDPSFVPMPEGMLFMNRLQFGFYSVLARFDVEVDYAAEERSFMA, translated from the coding sequence ATGTCGGACGAAACCAAGCTTCCTTCGGGCCGCCTCGGCCGTCTCGTCCGCCTCGCCGAGATCGGCGCGCGCACCGGGACGAGCCTGCTCCTCCGCCGCGAGGGCGACGACGCGGTCGCCAAGCGCGCGGCCGAGGTCCTCGGCAACCTCCGCGGCGTCGCTGCCAAGGTCGGCCAGATGGCCGGCTACATCGACGGCCTCGTCCCCGAGGAGCACCGCGACGCCTACCAGCGCTCGATGAAGACGCTGCTCGCCGGCGCGCCCCGCTCCTCGCCCGAGGCCATTCGCCGCCTCGTCGAGGAAGAGCTCGGCGCCCCGCTCGATCGCCTTTACGCCGAATGGGACGACCAGGCCGTCGCGAGCGCCTCCATCGGCCAGGTGCACCGCGCCCGCACCCTCGAAGGCGCCGAGGTCGCGGTCAAGGTCCAGCATCCCGGCGTGGCCGAGGCCGTCGAGGCGGACCTGAAAAACGCGGGCCTGCTCGAGGGCGCGCTCTCGATGATGGGCACGCGCAAGGTCGGCTCCGCGAAAATGCTCGAGGAGGTCCGCACCCGCTTCCGCGAGGAGCTCGATTACACGATCGAGGCCCAGAACCAGATCGAGTTCGCCCGCATGTTCGAAGGCGACCCGAAGATCCTGGTTCCCGCGGTCGACCGCGATCGTTCGTCGCGCCGCGTGCTCACGAGCCAATTCGTCCGCGGCATGAGCCTCGACGAGGCGAGCGCCCTGCCCGAGCGGGATCGCGTCGAGATTTGCCGCACGCTCTGGCGGTTCGTCTACAAGGGCACGCTCCTCGGCGACATGTTCAACGCCGACCCGCACCCGGGCAATTACTTCTTCCAGGACGACGGCCGCGTGGCGTTCCTCGATTTCGGCTGCGTGCAGCCCATCTACGAGAAACGACGCGGCGTCGCGCACAAGCTCCACCGCGCGGCGATCGATCGCGACGAGGCGACCTTCACCGAAGCCGCGAAGATCATGCTGGAGACGCGCGGCGGCGACCACGAAAAGCGCGTGCTCTCGTACATCCGCCGCGCGTTCGAGCCCCAGTTCTCCTCGCCGTTCCGCATCACGCGCGACTACGTGGCGAGCCTCGTCCACCACATGAGGGAGGCGGGCAAGGAGACGCTCAAGACCGGGGACCCCTCCTTCGTGCCCATGCCCGAGGGCATGCTCTTCATGAACCGCCTCCAGTTCGGATTCTATTCGGTCCTCGCCCGCTTCGACGTCGAGGTCGACTATGCGGCGGAGGAGCGGTCGTTCATGGCGTAG